From one Humulus lupulus chromosome 8, drHumLupu1.1, whole genome shotgun sequence genomic stretch:
- the LOC133797651 gene encoding arginase 1, mitochondrial, whose translation MVVSKIWRRGAHYLQKRNATSVPADLLEKGQNRVIDASLTLIRERAKLKGELVRALGGAVASASLLGVPLGHNSSFLQGPAFAPPRIREAIWCGSTNSATEEGKELKDPRVLTDVGDVPVQEIRDCGVDDDRLMSVVSESVKLVMEESPLRPLVLGGDHSISFPVVRAVSEKLGGPVDILHFDAHPDIYHAFEGNKYSHASSFARIMEGGYARRLLQVGIRSITSEGREQGKKFGVEQYEMRTFSRDRPFLENLKLGEGVKGVYVSIDVDSLDPAFAPGVSHIEPGGLSFRDILNILHNLKGDVVAADVVEFNPQRDTVDGMTAMVAAKLVRELTAKISK comes from the exons ATGGTGGTATCAAAGATATGGAGGAGAGGAGCTCATTACTTGCAGAAACGGAACGCCACAAGTGTTCCTGCTGATTTGTTGGAAAAGGGCCAGAATCGCGTTATCGATGCTTCTCTAACTCTCATTCGCGAGAGGGCAAAGCTCAAG GGAGAATTAGTGCGTGCTTTAGGGGGTGCTGTAGCATCGGCTTCTCTTCTAGGAGTTCCGCTTGGACATAACTCGTCGTTTTTACAAGGGCCTGCTTTTGCTCCTCCTCGCATTAGAGAGGCCATCTGGTGTGGTAGCACAAACTCAGCTACCGAAGAAG GAAAAGAATTGAAAGATCCGAGGGTACTAACTGATGTGGGTGACGTTCCTGTTCAAGAAATTCGTGACTGTGGTGTGGACGACGACAGATTGATGAGTGTTGTTAGTGAGTCTGTCAAGCTTGTGATGGAAGAG AGTCCATTGCGTCCATTAGTGTTAGGTGGTGACCACTCAATTTCATTCCCTGTTGTAAGAGCTGTCTCTGAGAAGCTTGGGGGACCTGTGGACATTCTTCATTTTGACGCACATCCAGATATCTATCATGCTTTCGAAGGGAACAAATATTCACATGCATCATCTTTTGCCCGAATCATGGAGGGTGGTTATGCTCGGCGTCTTTTGCAG GTGGGAATTAGATCAATAACATCCGAAGGGCGTGAACAAGGCAAAAAATTTGGTGTTGAGCAGTATGAAATGCGAACTTTCTCAAGAGATCGTCCTTTTCTGGAAAATCTG AAACTGGGGGAAGGTGTGAAGGGTGTTTACGTTTCAATAGATGTAGATTCTCTTGACCCTGCTTTTGCTCCCGGAGTGTCTCACATCGAGCCTGGCGGTCTGTCTTTTCGTGACATTCTCAACATTCTCCACAACCTCAAAGGCGATGTTGTTGCAGCAGATGTGGTGGAATTCAATCCACAACGAGACACTGTTGATGGGATGACAGCAATGGTTGCTGCTAAGCTGGTGAGAGAATTGACTGCAAAGATATCAAAATAA